One Mastacembelus armatus chromosome 10, fMasArm1.2, whole genome shotgun sequence DNA window includes the following coding sequences:
- the rab33a gene encoding ras-related protein Rab-33A, with protein MTNDSPEEETRAPGGGGTGGGGGKGITRRNRADDNVTILTSSMDFHRLGRSRASSSNDAAPCLTSSVDLSTSSLELSIQTRIFKIIVIGDSNVGKTCLTFRFTGGSFPDKTEATIGVDFREKAVEIEGETIKVQVWDTAGQERFRKSMVEHYYRNVHAVVFVYDVTKMASFRNLQIWIEECNGHRVSASVPRVLVGNKCDLVDQIQVPSSMALKFADAHNMLLFETSAKDPRESQNVDSIFMSLACRLKAQKSLLYRDVEREDGRVRLTQETETKSNCPC; from the exons ATGACCAACGATTCTCCGGAGGAGGAGACCCGAGCTCCGGGCGGCGGAGGAACCGGCGGAGGCGGTGGGAAAGGAATAACACGAAGAAACCGAGCGGACGACAATGTCACCATCCTGACGTCGTCCATGGATTTCCACAGACTCGGTCGGAGCCGAGCCAGCAGCAGCAACGATGCCGCCCCGTGCCTCACATCCTCCGTGGATCTGAGCACCTCCTCCCTGGAGCTGAGCATCCAGACGCGAATCTTTAAGATCATCGTCATCGGGGACTCCAACGTGGGGAAAACCTGCCTCACCTTCCGTTTCACCGGGGGGAGCTTCCCCGATAAGACCGAGGCCACCATCGGCGTGGATTTCAGGGAGAAGGCGGTGGAGATTGAAGGGGAGACTATCAAG GTGCAGGTGTGGGACACTGCAGGCCAGGAACGCTTTCGAAAATCCATGGTGGAGCACTACTACCGCAATGTACACGCAGTGGTCTTTGTATATGATGTCACTAAGATGGCTTCCTTCCGTAACCTTCAGATATGGATAGAG gaaTGTAATGGCCATCGGGTCTCAGCATCGGTACCTCGAGTTCTGGTGGGAAACAAGTGTGACCTTGTGGACCAAATACAG GTGCCCTCCAGTATGGCGCTGAAATTTGCTGACGCCcacaacatgctgctgtttgagaCGTCAGCCAAGGACCCGAGGGAGAGTCAGAACGTGGACTCTATCTTCATGTCCCTGGCCTGCCGTCTGAAGGCTCAGAAATCCCTGCTCTACAGAGACGTGGAGAGAGAGGACGGGAGAGTCCGACTCACACAAGAGACTGAAACAAAGAGTAATTGTCCTTGTTGA